In Silene latifolia isolate original U9 population chromosome X, ASM4854445v1, whole genome shotgun sequence, the following proteins share a genomic window:
- the LOC141618704 gene encoding uncharacterized protein LOC141618704: protein MVLGAEVVIPLEVLVPTHRYECMTRELNQTEMIRSLDTIDELRTSARICLASYKQSVARSYDKNVRIRLLEVGDLVLRKVFQNTKNHKAGKFAHKWEGPYKVEGFVGHDFFLFLRQLLFELRKFCGFLGSMLLWNPMRQHQVPYAALLAFP from the exons ATGGTGCTTGGAGCAGAGGTAGTGATACCGTTAGAGGTTCTGGTTCCCACCCACAGGTATGAATGTATGACGAGGGAATTGAACCAGACAGAAATGATCAGGAGCCTGGACACAATAGATGAACTAAGAACAAGTGCTCGGATATGCCTAGCCTCCTACAAGCAGTCAGTGGCTAGAAGTTACGACAAGAACGTAAgaatcaggctcctggaggtaggagacctggttctccgtaaAGTGTTCCAAAACACAAAGAACCACAAAGCTGGTAAATTTGCCCACAAATGGGAAGGTCCATACAAGGTGGAAGGATTTGTTGGCCATG ACTTTTTCCTGTTTTTGAGACAATTGCTATTTGAGTTGCGCAAGTTCTGTGGCTTCCTGGGTTCAATGTTACTCTGGAACCCCATGAGACAGCATCAGGTACCCTACGCAGCCCTCTTGGCTTTTCCTTAA